From the Nostoc sp. PCC 7107 genome, the window AGACTAGCAGCAATAAAGCCCAAGGGATTATTCATTTCATGGGCTACGCCTGCAACTAAATTACCCAATGCAGACATTTTTTCATTTTGCACCATTTGTAATTGAGCTTGTTTTAAGTCTTGTAATGCTTGTCCGGCTTGTTGATAAAGTCGGGCATTTTCTAAAGAAATGGCAGCTTGAGCAGACAAGAGATTAATTATGTTGAGGCGATCGCGAGTAAATACCCCAGCAGTTAACTTATTTTCTAGGTAGAGTATACCTACTAAATTTCCTTGATTAACTATCGGAGTACAAAGTAAACTTTGGGGTTGATGTCGTAACATGTATTCCCCAATTAATCCTGGTATATCTGTTTGACAATTGTCTATAATTATTGTTTCTTGGGTATTTCTGACATAATTGATAATTTTTTTGGGAATATCTGGGCAAATATTGATTAATTGAGGCTCCAGAATAGTTTGTAATTTTCCATACTCAACTAAACCAATTGCTTGAACTTGCCAAGTCTGATTTTGAGACAACAGCAATATAGCTTTTTTCGCACCAGAGTTTTCGAGGATAATCTGGATCAAATTAGCCATAAGTTCGTCTAATTTTAAAGAACTAGAAATTGCTTGAGCCGCTTTGATAACAGAAGTAAAATCGAGAGTTTCCGCATAATTAGTAGAGTCGCTACTAGAAGTGCGCGTTGATGAAACAGTCCCATGCAAAGCTATGGTTTCCCAGGGATTGAGGTTGAGGCGTTGTTGTTGCAGTATCGGTTGGAGTAATTGAGGATAGGTTTTTTCTAGGTGATTAACTTTTGCTTTTGCTCCCCAGTGAGCATAACAATAGTATGCTTCCTGCATATAACCTGCGGCAATTTTTTCTTTGCCCCAGTTGAGGTAAAATTTAGCTGCAAGTTCGTTTGCTAGGGCTTCTTCTTGGATGTATGCGTTTTCTTTGGCTCCATAAATAGCGCGATCATAAAAATCCCCAGCTTCATAGAATTTTTCTAAAACACGATGTTTTTCTGCTTCTACCAAATCAATTTTATGCTGGTGATTCATCGGGGCATAGTGCGCCCAATGCTGGAGTTTGGTTTGATTTCCGGCTACACGTTCTAAAGCGGCTGATGTTTCATCTAGTTGTGCCAAAGCCAAGAGAGAATCATAAAAATAAAAAACTGGTTCACTGACTAGTCCTGTACCAGCCATAAAATAGTGTCTGACTTCAATGGCATAATTTTCGGCTGCTTCTATTTCTGCGAACAAGAAACAAAGCATCAGCTTATGCAAAGAGAAACTGTACAACCCATAACCGTCATTGGCGGATTGCAGCAGGGAAACAAATTCACTTTCTTGTAAGGCTTCCCCAGATAAAATAGTCGGGTTCTCTGTCAAACTCAGCAGATTTAACACAGCTTGCCAATAGATGCGGCAATAATTTGCTGTGGTCAATTGGTTAAGCTGCATTAACCCTTTGTAGTAAGCGCGAGTCTCTTGTTCTAAGGTCATTAGAGACTTACCGCAACAAAAAGCATAAAAACAAAAATTGTGGGCGTTGTGTCCAGCAAACTCTAAGTCACCGACTTCTAGCCCCACGCTATAGCCTTCTTGCAACAGTGGGAGGGTTTCTTTGAGGTGAGATTTGAGTGGACGAATATACAGTCCCAAAAGGAGGCATACTTGCGGTTTGACAATTTTTGCATCTAATTTGGTGGTGAGTTGAAGTGCTAACTGCTCAAACTCTATTGCTGTATCGACATCTTGCAAAAAATTACAAAGCACACTATAAGAGCAATAAATATAACTTGTAGCGGGGGTGTTGCCATACTGAATAGATGTTTTGACTGATAAGGAAACCAGTAAGGGAAACAAGGGAGAACCAGCAAGGTAAGCCACAGACATGATACTACTAGCGATTTGTACAATTGCCAGTTTTGTGGCATCTGTCATCAAGGGGAGATGAACTAAATCTTCAACCTTTCTGTCGCCAATTAGTTGGTTAATTTCTTGGATTTCTTGTTGAATATCTGCTGGTGTGGGTGTTGTCGGAAAGATTACGCCAAGCTGTTGCAAAATTGTTTGGGCGATCGCAATGGCTTCACTAAATTTATTCTGGGAAACTAGAGATTGAATTTTAATTCGGTAAACATTCACCTGTGCGAGTAAGGATTGTACTTGCTCGATGACGAGATTAATTAACTGTTCCATCATCGCAAAATCACCGCACAGCATTGCCAATTCCGCTGCTAATTCATGGAAGGCAATCGTGATTTCATACTGTTCTTGCCAAGCTTTTTCTCCCAATAGTGACAATCCCACTGTGGCATATTCCCGCGCTGCGGAATAAGCGGTAGCGGCTTTCGCTTTACGACAAGCTGTGAGGTTCAGTTGTGTAAGTTCCTCTCGTTCTGTTGCTTGGGCAATTAAACTAGTGCCGTGATTTAATTGATTGACCAATTCAAAAATACGTTCTTCCCTGGCTGCGGGAGAAATTTTGTGTAAGAGTAGTTGTCCGATGCGGTAGTGAGTTTTTTGTTTGAGTGCTGCGGGAATTAATGAATAAGCCGCTTGTTGGATGCGATCGTGTAAAAATCTGTATTGGACTAATGGTTGATAATTCACATCTTCTCTAACTACTTCATCATAAATATCTCTTTGATAAAATTTATAAATGTTATTAATTGGTAAAATTAACCCTGACTGCAAGGCTTTCCATAAATCAGCCGCCGCCTCAATTTCTGATGTTTCTGCAACAATTGCTAAAGTTGCTAAATCAAATTGATTACCAATGTAAGCTGCTAACTGTAATATATTTTGAGTTGCTAAAGGCAGTCTTTGTAATTGAAATGCCATAAAATTCACAACATCATTTGTCACTGCTTGCTGACTTACTTGTGTAATGTCACATTCCCAGCAGCCTAAATCAAAGTTAAATTTAATGAATTTATCTTGATGCAGTGCTTTGAGAAATTGAGTGGCAAAAAATGGATTACCTTGAGTTTTTTGACATACAAGCTGTGAAAGATTCCAAGCTAACTTTTCTGGACATCTAAGTGTTTCAGCAACTAATAGATTCACTTGTTCTTGACTTAGTGGTAATAAATTAATCGTATTAATTGCTGTTTGTGTTTTCGCAATTTCACCCAAAATTAACATCAATGGATGTATGGGAGTGACTTCATGATCACGATAAGCCCCAATTAATAAAAGATGCTCGCTATCATTCATTAATAATTGCATTAACTTTAATGAGGCTGAATCTGCCCATTGCAAGTCATCTAAAAATATTACTAAAGGATGTTCTGCACTGGTAAAGACTTTAGTAAATTTTTGAAATATTAAATAAAATCTATTTTCGGCTGTTGTTCCTGATAATTCTGGTATGCTTGCTTGCCTACCAATAATCCGTTCTAATTCGGGAATTACATCAATAATTATCTGTCCATTTTCGCCAACAGCATCTAATATCTTGTTTTTCCATTGCTGAATTTGTGCCTCACTTTCGGTTAACAATTGACCAATTAAATCCCGGAATGTTTGCACAAATGCACTAAAAGGAATATTCCGATTAAACTGATCAAATTTGCCCTTAATAAAATAACCATGTTGTCTAACAATTGGTTTATGCACTTCGTTGACAACTGCTGTTTTCCCAATACCCGAAAAGCCAGCAACTAACATTATTTCCGATGCGCCAATGCTAACACGCTCAAATGCTTGCAGTAGTTTTTCTACTTCGCTTTCTCGTCCATAAAGTTTATCAGGAATAATGAAGCGATCGCACACATCTCTCTGGGCAATGGGGAAATTCTCAATTTTGCCATGTTCTTTGAGTTGAACCAAACATTTACTTAAATCATATTTCAATCCCAACGCGCTCTGATAGCGG encodes:
- a CDS encoding ATP-binding sensor histidine kinase; amino-acid sequence: MVSTILSIPGYQIIEELYNGSRTQVYRGYRQTDSLPVVIKLLKNPYPSFSELVQFRNQYTIAKNLNSPLIIQTYSLEPYQNGYVLVMEDFGGISLKEWGIENRESGMGGSLQSLEEFLEIAIALCSTLEILYRDCIIHKDIKPNNILINPETKQVKLIDFSIASLLPRETQTQVNPNVLEGTLAYISPEQTGRMNRGIDYRTDFYSLGVTFYELLTGELPFKSHDAMELVHCHIAKMPVGLGNSEEIPQVISEIVMKLMAKNAEDRYQSALGLKYDLSKCLVQLKEHGKIENFPIAQRDVCDRFIIPDKLYGRESEVEKLLQAFERVSIGASEIMLVAGFSGIGKTAVVNEVHKPIVRQHGYFIKGKFDQFNRNIPFSAFVQTFRDLIGQLLTESEAQIQQWKNKILDAVGENGQIIIDVIPELERIIGRQASIPELSGTTAENRFYLIFQKFTKVFTSAEHPLVIFLDDLQWADSASLKLMQLLMNDSEHLLLIGAYRDHEVTPIHPLMLILGEIAKTQTAINTINLLPLSQEQVNLLVAETLRCPEKLAWNLSQLVCQKTQGNPFFATQFLKALHQDKFIKFNFDLGCWECDITQVSQQAVTNDVVNFMAFQLQRLPLATQNILQLAAYIGNQFDLATLAIVAETSEIEAAADLWKALQSGLILPINNIYKFYQRDIYDEVVREDVNYQPLVQYRFLHDRIQQAAYSLIPAALKQKTHYRIGQLLLHKISPAAREERIFELVNQLNHGTSLIAQATEREELTQLNLTACRKAKAATAYSAAREYATVGLSLLGEKAWQEQYEITIAFHELAAELAMLCGDFAMMEQLINLVIEQVQSLLAQVNVYRIKIQSLVSQNKFSEAIAIAQTILQQLGVIFPTTPTPADIQQEIQEINQLIGDRKVEDLVHLPLMTDATKLAIVQIASSIMSVAYLAGSPLFPLLVSLSVKTSIQYGNTPATSYIYCSYSVLCNFLQDVDTAIEFEQLALQLTTKLDAKIVKPQVCLLLGLYIRPLKSHLKETLPLLQEGYSVGLEVGDLEFAGHNAHNFCFYAFCCGKSLMTLEQETRAYYKGLMQLNQLTTANYCRIYWQAVLNLLSLTENPTILSGEALQESEFVSLLQSANDGYGLYSFSLHKLMLCFLFAEIEAAENYAIEVRHYFMAGTGLVSEPVFYFYDSLLALAQLDETSAALERVAGNQTKLQHWAHYAPMNHQHKIDLVEAEKHRVLEKFYEAGDFYDRAIYGAKENAYIQEEALANELAAKFYLNWGKEKIAAGYMQEAYYCYAHWGAKAKVNHLEKTYPQLLQPILQQQRLNLNPWETIALHGTVSSTRTSSSDSTNYAETLDFTSVIKAAQAISSSLKLDELMANLIQIILENSGAKKAILLLSQNQTWQVQAIGLVEYGKLQTILEPQLINICPDIPKKIINYVRNTQETIIIDNCQTDIPGLIGEYMLRHQPQSLLCTPIVNQGNLVGILYLENKLTAGVFTRDRLNIINLLSAQAAISLENARLYQQAGQALQDLKQAQLQMVQNEKMSALGNLVAGVAHEMNNPLGFIAASLKQAQPTIADIFEHLKLYQSSLPNPSEEIQDHAAEIDLDYSLEDLPKVIDTMILACNRLKNISTSLRTFSRADQDYKVSFNIHEGIDSTILILRHRLKANEKRPAIEVITDYGNIPSIECFPGQLNQVFMNILANAIDALEEIKIPKNSTIKHHIIVQTSWQNQHVEIKIADNGIGMNQEVQPKIFDNLFTTKSVGKGTGLGLAIARQIIVEKHGGSIQCKSSPGEGTEFVILIPLR